From the genome of Proteus vulgaris, one region includes:
- a CDS encoding YciN family protein, with protein MSTQTTPITTEMLLEKANKIICEHEDYLQGMHADSVEQKGNVLVFKGEFFLDEQGLPTAKSTAAFNMFKHLAHVLSDKYHLE; from the coding sequence ATGTCAACACAAACTACACCTATTACAACAGAGATGCTACTTGAAAAAGCGAATAAAATCATATGCGAACATGAAGATTATTTACAAGGTATGCATGCAGATTCTGTTGAACAAAAAGGTAATGTCCTCGTATTTAAAGGTGAATTTTTTTTAGATGAGCAAGGTTTACCTACGGCAAAAAGCACTGCAGCTTTTAATATGTTTAAGCATTTAGCACATGTGCTATCAGATAAGTATCATTTAGAATAA
- the topA gene encoding type I DNA topoisomerase, with translation MGKALVIVESPAKAKTINKYLGNDYVVKSSVGHIRDLPKSGSGSQKSENSSATKGVKKVKKDEKSALVSRMGIDPYNGWNANYQILPGKEKVVAELKALADKADHVYLATDLDREGEAIAWHLREVIGGDDERFSRVVFNEITKNAITQAFQTPGELNIDRVNAQQARRFMDRVVGYMVSPLLWKKVARGLSAGRVQSVAVRLLVEREREIKAFVPEEYWQLHASLLTPDEQPLRMEVTHYNDKAFNPVSSDETQVAVNALKNATFTVKDREDRPTSSKPSAPLITSTLQQAASTRLSFGVKKTMMLAQRLYEAGYITYMRTDSTNLSQDAIQMARDYISEQFGAKYLPKEPNVYSSKENSQEAHEAIRPSDINVISESLKDMDNDAKRLYQLIWNQFVACQMTPAKYDSTTLTVESGDYKLRAKGRTLRFAGWTKVMPAMRNKDEDKTLPAVDVGVKLALAELEPTQHFTKPPARFSEATLVKELEKRGIGRPSTYASIISTIQDRGYVKVENRRFYAEKMGEIVTDRLEENFSDLMNYDFTAQMEDHLDHVANNEENWKAVLDAFFTDFSQQLEVAEKDPEEGGMRPNPMVITSIECPTCSRHMGIRTATTGVFLGCSGYALPPKERCKQTINLIPEDELLNILEGEDAETNALRARRRCPKCGTAMDSYLIDTHRKLHVCGNNPACDGYEVEEGEFRLKGYEGPVIECDKCGSEMHLKMGRFGKYMGCTNDECKNTRKILKSGEIAPPKEDPVPLPELPCEKSDAYFVLRDGAAGVFLAANTFPKSRETRAPKVEELVRFKDRLAEKMRYLAEAPVADPEGNPTIVRFSRKTKQQYVSSEKDGKATGWSAFYVDGKWVEKTK, from the coding sequence ATGGGTAAAGCTCTTGTAATCGTGGAGTCCCCGGCAAAAGCCAAAACGATCAATAAATATCTTGGCAATGACTACGTAGTTAAATCTAGCGTGGGTCACATTCGTGATTTGCCCAAGAGTGGTTCTGGCAGCCAGAAGAGCGAAAACTCATCCGCCACGAAAGGCGTGAAAAAAGTTAAAAAGGATGAGAAATCAGCCTTAGTCAGCCGTATGGGAATCGATCCTTATAATGGGTGGAATGCGAACTATCAAATTCTACCCGGCAAAGAAAAGGTTGTGGCTGAACTAAAAGCATTGGCTGATAAAGCTGATCATGTCTATCTCGCAACGGACCTTGACCGCGAAGGAGAAGCTATCGCGTGGCATTTACGCGAAGTTATCGGCGGTGATGATGAAAGATTTAGTCGAGTGGTTTTTAACGAAATCACGAAAAATGCCATTACACAAGCTTTCCAAACTCCAGGTGAGTTAAATATAGACCGCGTTAACGCGCAACAAGCACGTCGTTTTATGGATCGTGTTGTGGGCTATATGGTTTCACCTTTACTTTGGAAAAAAGTCGCTCGTGGATTATCTGCGGGTCGAGTGCAATCTGTAGCTGTTCGTCTATTGGTTGAACGTGAACGTGAAATTAAAGCCTTTGTTCCTGAAGAATATTGGCAGTTACACGCATCATTATTAACACCTGATGAACAACCATTGCGTATGGAAGTCACGCATTATAATGATAAAGCCTTCAATCCTGTTTCATCTGATGAAACGCAGGTTGCGGTTAATGCATTAAAAAATGCAACCTTCACAGTAAAAGATCGTGAAGATAGACCAACATCAAGCAAGCCAAGCGCACCACTTATCACATCAACTTTACAACAAGCGGCCAGTACGCGTTTAAGTTTTGGTGTGAAAAAGACAATGATGCTAGCTCAACGCCTTTATGAAGCTGGTTATATTACCTATATGCGTACTGACTCGACTAACTTAAGTCAGGATGCAATTCAAATGGCGCGTGATTATATTAGCGAGCAATTTGGTGCTAAGTATTTGCCGAAAGAACCAAATGTTTATTCGAGCAAAGAAAATTCGCAAGAAGCGCACGAAGCTATTCGTCCTTCGGATATCAATGTTATCTCAGAATCTTTAAAAGATATGGATAACGATGCCAAACGATTATATCAACTAATTTGGAATCAATTTGTGGCGTGTCAAATGACACCAGCAAAATATGATTCAACGACATTAACTGTCGAATCAGGTGATTATAAATTACGTGCTAAAGGCCGTACTTTACGTTTTGCGGGTTGGACGAAAGTGATGCCTGCAATGCGTAATAAAGATGAAGATAAAACGTTGCCGGCTGTTGATGTAGGGGTGAAACTGGCTTTAGCTGAATTAGAACCGACTCAACACTTTACTAAGCCACCAGCACGTTTTAGCGAAGCGACTTTAGTTAAAGAATTAGAAAAACGCGGTATTGGCCGTCCTTCAACTTATGCGTCTATTATTTCCACTATTCAAGATCGTGGTTATGTAAAAGTTGAAAACCGCCGTTTTTATGCAGAAAAAATGGGTGAAATTGTCACAGATCGCTTAGAAGAGAATTTTAGCGATTTAATGAATTACGATTTCACTGCGCAAATGGAAGATCACCTCGACCATGTTGCAAACAACGAAGAAAATTGGAAAGCGGTATTAGATGCATTCTTTACTGATTTTAGTCAGCAATTAGAAGTTGCTGAAAAAGATCCAGAAGAAGGAGGAATGCGACCAAATCCAATGGTAATCACTTCTATTGAGTGCCCAACTTGTTCTCGTCATATGGGAATTAGAACGGCGACAACAGGGGTATTCTTGGGATGTTCAGGTTACGCATTACCGCCCAAAGAACGTTGTAAACAGACTATTAACCTTATTCCTGAAGATGAATTATTGAATATTCTGGAAGGGGAAGATGCAGAAACTAACGCATTACGAGCTCGTCGCCGTTGCCCGAAATGTGGTACTGCAATGGACAGTTACCTGATTGACACGCATCGTAAATTACATGTTTGTGGTAATAACCCTGCATGTGATGGTTATGAAGTTGAAGAGGGTGAATTCCGCTTAAAAGGTTACGAAGGGCCTGTTATTGAGTGTGATAAATGTGGCTCTGAAATGCACCTGAAAATGGGGCGTTTTGGTAAATACATGGGTTGCACTAATGATGAATGTAAAAATACCCGTAAAATCTTAAAAAGTGGTGAAATTGCGCCACCGAAGGAAGATCCTGTACCGCTTCCTGAGTTACCATGTGAAAAATCTGATGCGTATTTTGTCTTACGTGATGGTGCCGCGGGTGTATTCTTAGCCGCAAATACCTTCCCTAAATCAAGAGAAACGCGCGCACCAAAAGTAGAAGAATTGGTTCGCTTTAAAGACAGATTAGCAGAGAAAATGCGCTATTTAGCTGAAGCGCCTGTGGCTGATCCAGAAGGAAATCCAACTATTGTGCGGTTTAGTCGTAAAACTAAACAACAATATGTTTCTTCTGAAAAAGATGGCAAAGCAACGGGTTGGTCTGCGTTTTATGTCGATGGTAAATGGGTTGAAAAAACCAAATAA
- the sodC gene encoding superoxide dismutase family protein translates to MKLMPLLLSGLLFTSVASAATLDVTLKEALPTGAGNDIGVVTITETDYGLLFTPKLTGLTPGVHGFHIHANGSCEPDMKEGKPVPALKAGGHLDPEKTGVHLGPYNKEGHLGDLPGLVVNDKGVADYAVLAPKLTKLEQVKDKAIMVHVGGDNYSDNPEALGGGGARMACGVIK, encoded by the coding sequence ATGAAACTGATGCCTTTGTTACTCTCTGGTTTACTTTTCACCTCAGTGGCGAGTGCGGCCACATTAGATGTCACGTTAAAAGAAGCACTTCCTACAGGTGCCGGTAACGATATTGGTGTTGTTACTATCACTGAAACCGATTATGGACTGTTATTTACGCCAAAATTGACAGGATTAACACCTGGTGTGCATGGTTTTCATATTCATGCTAATGGCTCTTGTGAGCCAGATATGAAAGAGGGTAAACCTGTTCCTGCTTTAAAAGCGGGGGGTCATTTAGATCCGGAAAAAACCGGTGTTCACTTGGGACCTTATAATAAAGAAGGGCACTTAGGTGATTTACCTGGATTGGTTGTTAATGATAAAGGTGTTGCTGATTACGCAGTATTAGCGCCAAAACTGACTAAACTTGAGCAAGTGAAAGATAAAGCCATAATGGTGCATGTCGGTGGTGATAACTATTCAGATAATCCAGAAGCACTTGGCGGTGGTGGTGCAAGAATGGCATGCGGTGTTATTAAATAA
- the rnm gene encoding RNase RNM yields MTEGLSDLRVIYDLHSHTTASDGELSPEELVDRAIERQINVLAITDHDTTAAITPAKHYIAEKNLPLTLISGVEISTLWENIEIHIVGLNMDIDHNAMKSLLSSQSQCRETRAIMIGERLEKAGIANAFEGAKALAHGGQITRGHFARFLVNDGHVASVNKVFKRYLAKGKTGYVPPQWCSIGDAVTAIHAAGGVAVLAHPGRYGLSSKWLKRLTLYFKQQGGDAIEVAQCQQPPQEREQHAALAQSYELKASLGSDFHRPCSWIELGRNLWLPGGVEPVWSLWQE; encoded by the coding sequence ATGACTGAAGGGCTATCTGATTTAAGAGTGATTTATGATTTACACAGCCACACTACCGCGTCAGATGGCGAGCTTTCACCAGAAGAACTGGTTGATAGAGCGATAGAGCGTCAAATTAATGTTTTAGCGATTACGGATCACGATACAACAGCGGCAATTACACCTGCTAAGCATTATATTGCAGAAAAAAATCTGCCTCTTACTCTGATATCAGGTGTCGAAATATCGACTTTGTGGGAGAATATAGAAATCCATATTGTTGGATTAAATATGGATATCGACCATAACGCAATGAAATCGCTCCTTTCATCACAAAGCCAATGTCGTGAAACACGTGCGATAATGATAGGTGAGCGATTAGAAAAAGCAGGTATTGCCAATGCTTTTGAAGGCGCTAAAGCGCTAGCGCATGGTGGGCAAATAACAAGAGGGCACTTTGCCCGATTTTTAGTGAATGACGGACATGTTGCCTCAGTTAATAAAGTATTTAAACGTTATTTAGCGAAAGGAAAAACAGGCTATGTACCCCCGCAATGGTGCTCAATAGGTGACGCGGTCACAGCAATTCATGCTGCTGGTGGTGTTGCAGTGTTAGCACATCCGGGTCGATATGGTCTATCTTCTAAATGGTTAAAACGATTAACACTTTATTTTAAACAACAAGGTGGTGATGCAATCGAAGTGGCACAATGCCAACAACCACCACAAGAACGAGAACAACACGCGGCATTAGCTCAATCTTATGAGTTAAAAGCTTCGTTAGGTTCTGATTTTCATCGTCCTTGCTCGTGGATAGAGTTGGGGCGTAATTTATGGTTACCCGGTGGCGTTGAACCAGTTTGGTCGCTATGGCAGGAGTAA
- the cysB gene encoding HTH-type transcriptional regulator CysB, whose translation MKLQQLRYIVEVVNNDLNVSTTAERLYTSQPGISKQIRMLEDELGIQIFSRSGKHLTHVTPAGEEIVRLSREILSKTEAIRSAAGEHTYPDRGSLSIATTHTQARYVLPPVIKGFIERYPDVSLHMNQGSPTQIAEDVCRGKSDFAIATESLHLYNDLVMLPCYRWNRIVVVPKDHPLAQKREVTLKELSCYDIVTYTQGFTGRSDLDDAFGKVGLKPKIVFTATDADVIKTYVRLHLGIGVIASMAFDPVLDSDLVAIDMRDKFSYSTTKIAFRRSGFLRGYMYDFMWRFAPHLTRNLIEQAVTLRTHEEIEELFKDIELPLV comes from the coding sequence ATGAAATTACAACAGTTGCGTTATATCGTTGAAGTGGTGAATAACGATTTAAATGTATCAACCACGGCAGAGCGTTTGTATACATCTCAACCGGGGATAAGTAAGCAGATCCGCATGTTAGAAGATGAATTAGGTATACAAATATTTTCTCGTAGTGGTAAACATTTAACGCATGTGACACCCGCAGGTGAAGAGATTGTTAGGCTGTCTAGAGAAATATTGTCGAAAACAGAAGCCATTCGATCTGCAGCTGGTGAACATACTTATCCAGACAGAGGTTCGCTGTCTATTGCAACAACACATACTCAAGCTCGTTATGTATTGCCACCTGTGATAAAAGGCTTTATTGAGCGCTACCCAGATGTTTCTTTACATATGAATCAAGGTTCACCAACACAAATAGCTGAAGATGTTTGCAGAGGTAAAAGTGATTTCGCTATTGCGACAGAGTCACTGCATCTTTATAACGATTTAGTGATGCTACCTTGTTATCGTTGGAACCGTATTGTGGTGGTTCCTAAAGATCATCCTTTAGCACAAAAAAGAGAAGTCACACTGAAAGAACTTTCTTGTTACGACATCGTGACTTATACCCAAGGTTTTACAGGGCGTTCTGATCTCGATGATGCTTTTGGCAAAGTAGGTTTAAAACCTAAAATTGTTTTCACTGCAACAGATGCTGATGTCATTAAAACGTATGTAAGATTACATTTAGGTATTGGTGTAATTGCTAGTATGGCGTTTGATCCTGTGCTAGACAGTGATTTAGTGGCGATTGATATGCGTGATAAATTTAGCTATAGCACCACTAAAATTGCATTCCGTCGCAGTGGTTTCTTACGTGGTTACATGTATGACTTTATGTGGCGTTTCGCTCCACATTTAACTCGTAATTTAATTGAACAAGCCGTTACATTGCGAACACATGAAGAAATTGAAGAGCTATTTAAAGATATTGAATTGCCATTAGTGTAA
- the sohB gene encoding protease SohB — translation MEYILQYGLFLAEIATVVVAIIAIVLFFIVIGNKKQNRKGTLKVTDLAEAYEEKQRVMQQARMDDAELKVWYKAFKKQQKKENKQSKNNAKEGKKGVVKPCLYVLDFNGSMDAHEVGALREEISAILSVAQTGDEVLLRLESPGGMVHGYGLAAAQLTRLKEKDIKLTAVVDKVAASGGYMMACVADKIVAAPFAIIGSIGVVAQIPNIHRLLKKNDIDVELHTAGEYKRTLTLLGENTEEGREKFKQDLNETHLLFKAFVHKYRPQLDIDSVATGEYWYGTEALNKGLIDEVGVSDDWLINHINDYEVFSVRYVLKKKMVERVTSGAMESVDKLMMRWVQRSKKPLL, via the coding sequence GTGGAGTATATTTTACAATATGGACTGTTTTTAGCAGAGATTGCCACAGTTGTCGTGGCTATTATCGCTATTGTGTTGTTTTTTATTGTTATTGGAAATAAGAAGCAAAATCGAAAAGGCACGTTAAAAGTGACAGATCTTGCTGAAGCTTATGAAGAAAAACAGCGAGTAATGCAACAAGCGAGAATGGACGATGCTGAATTAAAGGTCTGGTACAAAGCGTTTAAAAAACAGCAGAAAAAAGAAAATAAACAAAGTAAAAACAATGCGAAAGAAGGTAAGAAAGGCGTTGTAAAACCTTGTTTATATGTTCTTGATTTCAATGGTAGCATGGATGCTCATGAAGTGGGTGCATTACGTGAAGAGATCAGTGCCATTCTTTCTGTTGCCCAAACTGGTGATGAAGTTTTACTCCGTTTAGAAAGCCCTGGTGGCATGGTTCACGGATATGGACTAGCAGCCGCGCAATTAACACGTTTAAAAGAAAAAGATATTAAACTTACTGCAGTTGTCGATAAAGTTGCGGCAAGTGGTGGGTATATGATGGCCTGTGTGGCTGATAAAATCGTCGCAGCACCTTTTGCGATTATTGGCTCAATTGGTGTCGTTGCTCAAATCCCTAATATTCACCGATTGCTTAAGAAAAACGACATTGATGTTGAGTTACATACTGCTGGTGAATATAAACGTACATTAACTTTATTGGGTGAAAACACAGAAGAAGGTCGTGAGAAATTTAAACAAGATTTAAATGAAACACACCTGCTATTTAAAGCTTTTGTACATAAATATCGCCCTCAACTTGATATTGATAGTGTCGCTACTGGAGAATATTGGTATGGCACAGAAGCATTGAATAAAGGCTTAATTGATGAAGTTGGTGTGAGTGATGATTGGTTAATTAATCACATTAACGACTATGAAGTCTTTTCTGTTCGATATGTTCTTAAAAAGAAAATGGTTGAACGTGTTACAAGTGGTGCAATGGAAAGCGTTGATAAATTGATGATGCGCTGGGTTCAAAGAAGTAAGAAACCATTGCTATAA
- a CDS encoding YciK family oxidoreductase, whose product MQYQPDHSVLKDKIILVTGAGDGIGKEAALTYAQYGATLILLGRTLSKLEDVQEEIITSGGQQPMLYPLDLLTATENDFQQFADTLVKRFPHLDGVLQNAGLLGVVEPIINQPSNLWHDVMQVNVNATFMLTKALLPLMLKAPHASLILTTSSVGRQGRYGWGAYSVSKFATEGFMQVLNEEYNDSTLRINCINPGGTRTAMRASAFPDENAQKLKTPKDLMPLYLYLMSDDSIDVKGQSLDAQPGRKAGPAE is encoded by the coding sequence TTGCAATATCAACCGGATCATAGCGTGCTAAAAGATAAAATTATTCTAGTAACTGGTGCTGGTGATGGCATAGGAAAAGAAGCCGCACTAACTTATGCGCAATATGGCGCAACACTTATCTTATTAGGCCGTACTTTATCAAAACTTGAAGATGTTCAAGAAGAAATCATTACATCAGGTGGACAACAACCCATGTTGTATCCCCTTGATTTACTTACAGCAACGGAAAACGATTTTCAGCAATTTGCTGATACACTTGTTAAACGCTTTCCTCACCTTGATGGTGTGCTACAAAATGCAGGTCTGCTAGGTGTTGTTGAACCTATCATTAATCAACCAAGTAACCTTTGGCATGATGTTATGCAAGTTAACGTCAATGCGACATTCATGCTGACCAAAGCACTGCTACCTTTAATGCTAAAAGCCCCTCATGCAAGTCTTATTCTCACCACATCCAGCGTGGGTCGCCAAGGTCGTTACGGTTGGGGTGCTTATTCTGTTTCCAAATTCGCAACAGAAGGCTTTATGCAGGTACTCAATGAAGAATATAACGACAGCACCTTACGAATTAACTGCATTAATCCTGGTGGCACTCGTACCGCAATGAGAGCCAGTGCATTTCCTGATGAAAATGCACAAAAGCTAAAAACACCTAAAGACTTGATGCCGTTATATCTCTACCTGATGAGTGATGACAGCATTGATGTGAAAGGACAATCTTTAGATGCCCAACCAGGCCGTAAAGCAGGCCCTGCTGAATAA
- the rluB gene encoding 23S rRNA pseudouridine(2605) synthase RluB, with protein sequence MSDKSQRTEKLQKILARSGHGSRREIEGYLQEGRISIDGTKAKLGDRIDVTTTAKIRLDGRILNIREAQKDVCRVLAYYKPEGELCTRSDPQGRPTVFQRLPRLNSARWIAVGRLDVNTSGLLLFTTDGELANRLMHPSREVEREYAVRVFGEIDDAKIRQLTRGVQLEDGPASFRSVSYRGGEGINQWYNVSLTEGRNREVRRMWEAVGVQVSRLIRVRYGDIDLPKGLPRGGWVELGLEQINYLRQLVELNDETVTKVAVEKDQRRIKANQIRRAVKRHTKISARTSTSPAKRASSRRQSTGNNK encoded by the coding sequence ATGAGCGATAAATCGCAACGTACTGAAAAATTACAAAAAATCCTTGCTCGTTCTGGCCACGGCTCTCGTCGTGAGATTGAAGGTTACCTTCAAGAAGGACGTATCAGCATTGATGGTACAAAAGCAAAATTAGGTGATCGTATTGATGTCACCACAACAGCAAAAATCCGCTTAGATGGTCGTATTTTAAATATTCGCGAAGCCCAAAAAGATGTTTGTCGAGTGTTAGCGTACTACAAACCTGAAGGTGAACTGTGTACTCGTAGTGATCCACAAGGCCGTCCTACCGTTTTCCAACGTCTTCCACGTCTTAACAGTGCTCGCTGGATCGCTGTTGGTCGTCTTGATGTGAATACCAGTGGATTATTGCTATTTACAACAGATGGTGAATTAGCTAACCGTTTAATGCACCCAAGCCGAGAAGTGGAACGTGAATATGCGGTTCGTGTTTTCGGTGAAATTGATGATGCTAAAATTCGTCAATTAACTCGTGGTGTGCAATTAGAAGATGGCCCAGCGTCATTCCGCTCTGTTTCTTATCGTGGTGGTGAAGGGATTAACCAATGGTACAACGTTTCACTGACAGAAGGCCGTAACCGTGAAGTTCGCCGTATGTGGGAAGCGGTTGGTGTTCAAGTAAGCCGTCTTATTCGTGTTCGCTATGGTGATATTGATTTACCTAAAGGTCTACCACGCGGTGGCTGGGTAGAGCTTGGGTTAGAGCAGATTAACTACTTGCGTCAACTGGTTGAGTTAAATGATGAAACAGTAACAAAAGTAGCGGTAGAAAAAGACCAACGTCGAATTAAAGCAAATCAAATTCGTCGTGCGGTTAAGCGTCATACTAAAATATCAGCTCGCACCTCTACATCACCTGCAAAAAGAGCGTCAAGTCGTCGTCAGTCAACTGGAAATAATAAGTAG
- a CDS encoding L-threonylcarbamoyladenylate synthase — protein MSQLFYIHPDNPQARLIEQSADILRKGGVVIYPTDSGYAIGCCLENKDAMTRICRIRQLDKNHNFTLMCRDLSEIANYAYVDNVVFRLIKNNTPGNYTFILKATKDVPKRLMNDKRKTIGLRVPSNPIALALLENIGEPLMSTSLILPGNDFAESDPEEINDLLSKQVDLVIHGGYLGQKPTTVIDLTEDSPVIIREGTGDITPFQ, from the coding sequence ATGAGCCAACTTTTTTATATTCACCCTGATAATCCGCAGGCTCGTTTAATTGAACAAAGTGCTGATATTTTACGCAAAGGCGGAGTGGTGATTTATCCAACAGATTCTGGCTATGCTATTGGCTGTTGTTTAGAAAACAAAGATGCAATGACGCGGATTTGTCGTATTCGTCAATTAGATAAAAACCATAATTTCACACTGATGTGTCGTGATCTGTCAGAAATCGCTAATTACGCTTATGTTGATAACGTGGTATTTCGTTTAATAAAAAATAATACCCCAGGTAATTACACCTTTATCTTAAAAGCGACTAAAGATGTACCAAAGCGTTTGATGAATGATAAACGTAAAACGATTGGCTTACGTGTTCCTTCTAACCCTATTGCATTAGCATTGTTAGAAAATATTGGTGAGCCATTGATGTCAACTAGCCTGATTTTACCGGGTAATGATTTTGCCGAGTCTGATCCTGAAGAAATCAACGATTTATTAAGCAAACAAGTTGATTTAGTGATCCATGGTGGCTATTTAGGTCAAAAACCTACAACAGTAATTGATTTAACAGAAGATAGCCCAGTGATAATCCGAGAAGGTACCGGAGATATTACTCCATTTCAGTAA
- the cobO gene encoding cob(I)yrinic acid a,c-diamide adenosyltransferase, whose amino-acid sequence MNDAQHQKRQQRLKEKVDTRIEQAQREQGILMIFTGNGKGKTTAAMGTATRAVGHQKKVGVVQFIKGTWENGERNLLEQFGVPFYVMETGFTWETQDKSADTTACLNTWQYALKLLNNPEYDLVILDEITYMISFNYLPLDEVISAISSRPAHQNVIITGRGCHRKLIELADTVTEMRPIKHAFDSGIKAQKGIDW is encoded by the coding sequence ATGAATGATGCACAACACCAAAAACGCCAACAACGCTTAAAAGAGAAAGTAGATACCCGAATTGAGCAAGCTCAACGAGAACAAGGTATTTTGATGATCTTTACAGGTAATGGTAAAGGTAAAACGACAGCAGCGATGGGTACAGCAACACGTGCTGTTGGTCATCAAAAAAAGGTCGGTGTTGTGCAGTTTATTAAAGGAACTTGGGAAAACGGTGAACGTAATTTATTAGAGCAATTTGGTGTGCCTTTTTATGTCATGGAGACAGGCTTTACTTGGGAAACTCAAGATAAAAGTGCCGATACAACGGCTTGCTTAAATACATGGCAATATGCACTCAAACTGCTTAATAACCCAGAGTATGATTTAGTTATCCTTGATGAAATAACTTATATGATTAGCTTTAACTATTTACCATTAGATGAGGTTATTTCAGCAATTAGCTCTCGCCCTGCACACCAAAACGTTATTATTACAGGAAGAGGCTGCCATAGAAAATTAATTGAGTTAGCTGATACAGTGACAGAAATGCGTCCTATCAAACATGCTTTTGATAGTGGGATAAAAGCACAAAAAGGTATAGATTGGTAA